The Nostoc sp. 'Peltigera membranacea cyanobiont' N6 genome contains the following window.
AGACAATAGATTCCTATGGATTTAGCTGGGTGGGATCTAATCAGGTATCTCTTCGCCAAGCACAAAGAAATTATATTGCCTTTGGAGCTTGTGAGCAGGAATGGCTAGATATTGTTCGTTCGACAACAGTTTTGGATGTGCGAGATAGCAATTGGCAAACTCTTGATACTTTAGAGGAAAATACTAGGCTAGCCTTAATTGAACAAATTACCGCCGCTTTTGATGGTGTTAAGCGCTCAGACGGAATTACATTACATGAAGCCAGAGCGCTAGATGACTATGCAGATGCTCAGAAAGCCAGAAAATTAGATAGTGAAAGCCAATGGCAGGATATACCAGATGAGTGGATTGAATATTTCTCTGATGTCTTTCCTTTTTTTGATGCAAAAGGATTTCGCTACTACATTCCCGCTTACATAATTTGGTGCTTAAAACACTACAAAACTTCTAACTCCGACACTCTAGATAACACAATCTATACCATAAAAAATAGAGGGGGTTATTATCATCCTCACTTGGAGTTGCTTAATACAACTCAATTACAGGCAATTAAAGCGTTTCTACAATTTATGAATAGATTTTTCCCATAAGTGTGCATGTTCTTCATATCTGAAAACCTATTCCAAGCTTTCTGGAACTTCATGTTTCTCAATAATTCTATCCCAACTAACTGACTTAATTTTTTCCAGAGCTTCTGTCACTTTTTCAGAAATTTTCATAGTTAACATCTAGCATTCGGCATAAATTGTTATAACGATAGACAATGCACAAAGCGAGAAGTATTGGAGCGGGTTAAATATTACGCTCGATTAGCGATTGAGCGGGTGGAGGATGGAGTTGACAAGGTTAAGGAATTACTCAGTACCCTAACGCTTGATGAGCGGTTGGGTGTGATGCTGGAGTTTGAAGTTTGAGGATCTTGACTCTGACAAGTTTGCTCAATTGGTGACAGATGCGCTGCATTGGACTGAATGGATGGGGTGAGAAAGTTGCGATCACAATAAACCAATTTACTTTTCGGGTGTAGAAAATGCTCCTTCGTTTTCCCATACGATGCCTGCCCTATCTTGCTGCACCTCAAGGATTGGTGATGCAATCGGCATAGGTGTCGGTAAACCATTTTTTCACAGACACCATAGCCTTAACCTCTCATTGATAGAGAGGAACAGACTTGAACTCAGGTTAATTAGAACATTCCCGACTCAATAGTAACTGCCCATTATTCAGCCGATATAGACCAGTTGGTTCGATAATCGGATCGCCTTTCTTCCAGGGACGGGATGTAGTTTCTACACCTCTTA
Protein-coding sequences here:
- a CDS encoding DUF6714 family protein, yielding MDTEELYPCPCCGYKTLNAKPPGTYLICPICFWSDDSETIDSYGFSWVGSNQVSLRQAQRNYIAFGACEQEWLDIVRSTTVLDVRDSNWQTLDTLEENTRLALIEQITAAFDGVKRSDGITLHEARALDDYADAQKARKLDSESQWQDIPDEWIEYFSDVFPFFDAKGFRYYIPAYIIWCLKHYKTSNSDTLDNTIYTIKNRGGYYHPHLELLNTTQLQAIKAFLQFMNRFFP